In Patescibacteria group bacterium, a single genomic region encodes these proteins:
- the mreC gene encoding rod shape-determining protein MreC, which yields MSFLRKTSLGSGRHFRPGPKRLFGIVAAFLFVVALSATFSKTPFKDFLTLLARPFWYVQEYVMGTADSALTNMRSKTDLLNENAQLNQKVQEQAEAILLNRTLQAENDELKTAFGRDNQRDVLLVATLSAPGVSAYDTVIIDAGVDLGVKRNALVYFSSTTAAGYISEVYLSTALVQLYSHPNEEVTVYTGEKRFFTKATGQGGGNFIVKLPHESGVKEGDLIMVPGTPALVLGLVGTIETDVAKSLQIARVRSPYNASQTHFLYVQREK from the coding sequence ATGAGCTTCCTCCGCAAAACTAGTCTCGGTAGTGGCCGACATTTTCGACCTGGGCCGAAACGTCTGTTCGGTATTGTTGCTGCGTTCCTTTTTGTTGTTGCGTTGTCGGCGACCTTTTCCAAGACACCCTTCAAGGACTTTCTCACTCTGCTCGCTCGGCCATTTTGGTATGTTCAAGAGTACGTGATGGGTACAGCAGATTCTGCCCTCACGAATATGCGCTCGAAGACTGATCTGCTAAACGAAAATGCTCAACTCAACCAAAAAGTGCAAGAGCAGGCTGAGGCAATCCTTTTGAATCGAACGCTCCAGGCAGAAAATGATGAGTTAAAAACCGCTTTCGGACGAGATAATCAGCGCGATGTACTCCTCGTCGCCACATTGAGTGCTCCAGGTGTATCGGCGTACGATACAGTGATCATCGATGCCGGGGTTGATCTCGGAGTGAAGCGAAATGCATTAGTATATTTTTCCTCAACCACGGCCGCTGGCTACATTTCAGAGGTGTATCTATCGACAGCCTTGGTCCAGCTGTATTCGCATCCAAATGAAGAGGTCACGGTATATACCGGTGAAAAGCGTTTTTTCACCAAAGCGACAGGGCAGGGTGGCGGCAATTTCATCGTGAAATTGCCGCACGAGAGCGGAGTGAAAGAGGGCGATCTGATCATGGTGCCCGGGACTCCAGCCCTTGTGCTTGGTCTGGTGGGTACCATTGAGACAGATGTTGCCAAATCGCTCCAGATCGCGCGCGTACGAAGTCCGTATAACGCCTCTCAAACCCATTTCCTCTATGTCCAAAGAGAAAAATAA
- the greA gene encoding transcription elongation factor GreA has product MTDQKEYLSKERYEELVKELDHLKKVKRKEVAEDLEYAKALGDLSENAEYHEARDNQAAVEDRINRLEAIIGHAEIVELHHTEAVGIGSTVTVQQEGTKGGHKFQVVGSEEANIGLGKISLHSPIGEAMAGKRKGEAFSFLSPKGKMTYKIVDIA; this is encoded by the coding sequence ATGACTGATCAAAAAGAGTATTTGTCGAAAGAGCGGTACGAAGAGCTCGTGAAGGAGCTCGACCACTTGAAGAAGGTGAAGCGCAAGGAAGTCGCGGAGGATTTGGAATATGCCAAAGCGCTCGGTGATCTCTCGGAAAATGCTGAATACCACGAAGCGCGCGACAACCAAGCGGCCGTAGAAGATCGTATCAACCGTCTCGAGGCGATCATTGGTCATGCAGAGATTGTCGAGCTTCACCACACCGAAGCGGTTGGTATTGGTTCGACCGTCACCGTGCAGCAGGAAGGCACGAAGGGTGGGCACAAGTTTCAGGTGGTGGGTTCTGAGGAGGCCAACATCGGTCTCGGCAAGATCTCTCTCCACTCGCCGATTGGCGAAGCCATGGCTGGCAAGCGCAAGGGTGAAGCTTTTTCTTTCCTCTCTCCAAAGGGCAAGATGACGTACAAGATTGTTGATATCGCGTAA
- a CDS encoding septation protein IspZ — translation MLRKLVVGLGVEFGPIIVFFLIAEQVSFLRATLIFVVLTVISLVVGLYEQKRIAWFPLIAGGSVVIFGTLTLIFDNPFFLIAKDTLYNAAFAIALFIGLAHGKGWLKPMFQKLIAMNDRGWRTLSWRWAIFFTILAVTNELARLNLPTAGWIVFKEIATSATIIFSIYQFTLSKKERLPDATPWGLRKTESR, via the coding sequence ATGTTACGCAAATTGGTCGTCGGTCTCGGAGTCGAGTTCGGCCCGATCATTGTCTTCTTCCTGATAGCCGAGCAAGTGAGTTTCCTTCGTGCCACCTTGATTTTCGTGGTGCTCACGGTCATTTCTCTGGTCGTCGGCCTCTATGAACAAAAACGCATCGCTTGGTTTCCTCTCATTGCCGGCGGCTCGGTGGTCATCTTCGGCACGCTGACCCTCATTTTCGACAATCCATTCTTTTTGATCGCCAAGGACACCCTGTACAATGCCGCCTTCGCCATCGCCCTCTTCATTGGCCTCGCGCACGGCAAAGGCTGGCTGAAACCGATGTTCCAAAAGCTCATCGCCATGAATGACCGTGGCTGGCGCACTCTTTCCTGGCGTTGGGCGATCTTCTTTACTATTCTCGCTGTCACCAACGAACTTGCCCGCCTCAACCTCCCCACCGCCGGCTGGATCGTGTTCAAAGAGATCGCCACCAGCGCAACCATTATTTTTTCTATCTATCAATTCACGTTGTCAAAAAAAGAGCGGTTGCCAGATGCCACGCCGTGGGGGCTACGCAAAACCGAGAGTCGGTAG
- a CDS encoding aminoacyl--tRNA ligase-related protein produces MKQSQLFSKTRKEAPKDEVSRNAQLLIRAGYINKELAGVYSLLPLGVLTLGRINQIIREEMNAIGGQEVLLSTLQEKGLWQKTNRWDDKVVDIWFKTKLKNDTELGLGFTHEEPLTMLMKNFVQSFRDLPVYPYQIQTKFRNEIRAKSGIMRGREFLMKDLYSFSRDEKEHTAFYEKTKQAYTNVFRRMGLGERTFLTFASGGSFAKYSHEFQTVTDAGEDFIYVDEKSGIAVNKEVLTDEVLADLGLKREVLVEKKAVEVGNIFNLGTRFSEPLELRFLNEKGEKQNVVMGSYGIGPTRLMGTIVEVLADADGIVWPDSVAPFRVHLIAIADKAGRVADEATKLYNALTEKGIDVLYDDRDARPGEKFADSDLLGLPHRVVISEKTLAEGVVEYKPRRANAAGERPVEKIAQAELLKRLAK; encoded by the coding sequence ATGAAGCAATCACAACTCTTCTCGAAAACGCGCAAAGAAGCCCCAAAAGACGAGGTTTCGCGTAATGCGCAGCTGTTGATCCGTGCGGGGTACATCAATAAAGAGCTTGCCGGGGTATATTCGCTGCTCCCGCTCGGTGTTTTGACACTCGGCCGTATCAACCAGATTATCCGTGAAGAAATGAACGCGATCGGTGGCCAGGAAGTGCTCCTTTCGACGCTGCAGGAAAAAGGATTGTGGCAAAAGACGAATCGTTGGGACGACAAAGTGGTGGATATTTGGTTCAAGACGAAATTGAAGAACGACACCGAGCTTGGTCTCGGTTTCACTCACGAAGAGCCGCTCACCATGTTGATGAAAAATTTTGTGCAGTCATTCCGTGACTTGCCAGTGTATCCATATCAAATACAGACCAAGTTTCGTAATGAAATCCGTGCAAAGAGCGGCATTATGCGCGGCCGTGAGTTTTTGATGAAGGATCTATATTCATTCTCTCGAGATGAAAAAGAGCACACCGCTTTCTATGAAAAAACGAAGCAGGCATACACGAATGTGTTTCGACGTATGGGTCTCGGTGAGCGTACCTTCCTCACATTTGCTTCCGGCGGCTCCTTCGCAAAATATTCGCACGAGTTCCAGACTGTGACTGATGCGGGCGAGGATTTTATCTATGTCGATGAGAAGTCGGGCATTGCGGTGAACAAAGAAGTACTCACCGATGAGGTGCTCGCTGATCTTGGTCTGAAGCGCGAGGTGCTTGTCGAGAAAAAAGCAGTAGAGGTGGGGAATATTTTTAATCTCGGTACGCGTTTCTCTGAGCCACTCGAGCTCCGCTTTTTGAATGAGAAAGGCGAGAAGCAAAATGTGGTGATGGGAAGCTATGGTATTGGCCCAACACGACTGATGGGCACCATCGTAGAAGTCCTCGCTGACGCCGACGGTATTGTGTGGCCAGACTCTGTGGCGCCGTTCCGCGTGCATCTCATCGCGATCGCCGACAAGGCGGGAAGAGTGGCGGACGAAGCGACAAAGCTGTACAATGCGCTCACCGAAAAAGGGATTGACGTTTTGTATGACGATCGCGACGCACGACCGGGAGAGAAATTTGCCGATTCAGACCTGCTGGGTTTGCCGCATCGAGTGGTCATCAGCGAGAAGACCTTGGCGGAAGGCGTCGTCGAATACAAACCGCGCCGAGCCAACGCCGCCGGTGAGCGTCCGGTAGAGAAGATCGCGCAAGCCGAACTCCTGAAACGTCTAGCAAAATAA
- a CDS encoding rod shape-determining protein, which translates to MKKIVKKLNHFLSHDIGIDLGTANTLVYMSGQGIIINEPSVVAVNEKTGQVVAVGTQAKQMLGRTPAHIKAVKPLVDGVVSDFEVTEEMISYLINKAQQSKKKLLGPRVVVGVPYGITNVETRAVRDATKNSGAREVYIVEEPMAAAIGIRLPVNDPVGSMIIDIGGGTTDIAVISLGGIVRAKTLKIAGDKLNNDIISYIRGEFKILIGEKTAEQIKIQIGSVIPGDAPLESSVKGRDLVTGLPREVVITDGDVREAISQSIDNLVESVKEVLETTPPEIVSDVMHRGVHVVGGGALLRGIGELIHQHINIPVHIAEDPLTAVARGTGIILENLALYEGVLIQNEDELPPQN; encoded by the coding sequence ATGAAAAAAATTGTTAAAAAACTGAATCATTTCCTCTCGCACGATATCGGCATCGATCTCGGTACTGCCAACACGCTCGTGTATATGAGCGGGCAGGGGATTATCATCAACGAGCCTTCGGTGGTCGCGGTGAATGAAAAGACCGGCCAGGTGGTGGCAGTAGGTACGCAGGCCAAACAAATGCTCGGTCGCACTCCCGCGCATATCAAGGCCGTGAAGCCGCTCGTAGATGGCGTGGTCTCGGATTTCGAAGTGACAGAGGAGATGATTTCGTATCTTATCAACAAAGCTCAACAGTCAAAGAAAAAGCTCCTCGGCCCGCGTGTGGTGGTGGGTGTGCCGTATGGCATCACCAACGTGGAAACGCGGGCCGTGCGCGACGCTACCAAGAACAGCGGCGCGCGCGAGGTGTATATCGTGGAGGAGCCAATGGCGGCGGCGATCGGTATTCGTCTGCCGGTGAATGACCCTGTCGGCAGCATGATCATCGACATCGGCGGCGGCACCACCGACATCGCCGTGATTTCGCTTGGGGGTATCGTGCGCGCGAAGACCCTGAAGATTGCAGGCGACAAACTCAACAATGACATCATTAGCTACATCCGCGGCGAATTCAAAATTTTGATTGGCGAAAAGACGGCGGAGCAGATCAAGATCCAGATCGGCTCGGTGATCCCAGGAGATGCACCGCTTGAGTCTTCGGTAAAAGGTCGAGACCTGGTGACCGGCTTGCCGCGCGAAGTGGTGATTACCGATGGTGATGTGCGTGAAGCGATTTCACAGTCTATCGACAACCTCGTAGAGTCGGTGAAAGAGGTGCTCGAGACCACTCCGCCGGAAATAGTTTCCGATGTCATGCATCGGGGTGTGCATGTGGTAGGTGGCGGCGCGCTCCTTCGAGGCATCGGAGAACTCATCCATCAGCACATCAACATTCCGGTACACATCGCCGAAGATCCGCTTACGGCCGTGGCGCGCGGTACGGGTATTATCCTAGAGAACCTCGCACTCTACGAAGGAGTGTTGATCCAAAACGAAGATGAGCTTCCTCCGCAAAACTAG
- a CDS encoding penicillin-binding transpeptidase domain-containing protein: MFRLFTKQRRMARRISQGREVFPDEIFLDSKNLSELDTQQFEGRIEHPIPVGTLIFLASMFVLFGIGYTARAYQLQVSQGAAYLAKSENNRLRKTTVFAERGAITDRDGVALAWNASNPSNTDFALRQYIDSPAFSHVLGYVKYPSKDASGYYYSKRYDAKDGVEAHYDDLLSGENGVKLSETDALGKVQSENTIQLPRAGLPLALSIDAGIQQHMYEAVRSVVETADYKGGAAGLLDVKTGEIVAMTSYPSYGSNVLTEGKDVKQINALFADTDNPFLDRFTDGLYAPGSTVKPFLAIAALQEKIIDPSTQILSTGSISLQNIYDSSQQTVFKDWRANGWTDMRMAIALSSDIYFYEVGGGYKEQKGLGITKIEKYLRLFGFGDTTGDGLLLGKKGVVPNPEWKRENFNEEEWTIGNTYHTSIGQYGTLVTPLQMLVGVATIANDGVVPNVTLLKDGTAGNNTFKHLDVPKDVFRIVKEGMRMTVTVGTATSLNFPDVQVAGKTGSAEIGTQKKFTNSWFTGFFPYKEPRYAVVFVMERGPRTNTVGATSAAYHFLQWLGATRPEMTSLTSE; the protein is encoded by the coding sequence ATGTTCAGGTTGTTTACGAAGCAACGCCGCATGGCGCGGCGCATCTCTCAGGGCCGGGAAGTGTTTCCCGACGAGATTTTTCTTGACTCAAAAAATCTCTCAGAGCTTGATACACAGCAATTCGAAGGTCGCATTGAACACCCGATTCCAGTCGGTACACTCATTTTTTTAGCAAGTATGTTCGTGCTTTTTGGGATTGGGTATACGGCACGGGCGTATCAGCTACAGGTGTCGCAAGGTGCTGCTTATTTGGCGAAAAGCGAGAATAACCGTCTCCGCAAGACCACTGTGTTTGCCGAGCGTGGCGCTATTACCGATCGAGACGGTGTCGCGCTCGCCTGGAATGCCTCGAATCCAAGCAACACCGATTTCGCCCTCCGCCAATACATCGATTCCCCGGCTTTCTCGCACGTACTTGGCTACGTGAAATACCCGTCGAAGGATGCGAGTGGCTACTATTATTCAAAACGGTATGATGCCAAGGATGGGGTTGAGGCCCATTACGATGACCTCCTTTCTGGCGAGAACGGCGTAAAATTGAGCGAGACCGATGCGTTGGGAAAAGTGCAATCAGAAAACACGATCCAGCTGCCACGGGCCGGCCTACCGTTGGCACTATCGATCGATGCAGGTATTCAGCAACATATGTACGAAGCGGTAAGGTCTGTGGTGGAAACTGCCGACTACAAGGGAGGTGCTGCGGGTCTGCTCGACGTGAAGACCGGCGAGATTGTTGCGATGACGAGCTATCCTTCTTATGGTAGCAACGTCCTCACTGAGGGCAAGGATGTGAAGCAGATCAACGCGCTTTTTGCAGACACAGACAACCCATTCCTTGATCGCTTTACCGACGGTCTCTATGCGCCCGGCTCTACAGTAAAGCCATTTCTGGCCATCGCCGCTTTGCAGGAGAAGATCATCGATCCTAGTACCCAGATCCTGAGTACCGGCTCAATCTCTCTGCAGAATATTTACGACTCTTCCCAGCAAACTGTCTTCAAAGACTGGCGCGCTAACGGCTGGACCGATATGCGTATGGCCATTGCTTTATCTTCCGATATTTATTTCTACGAAGTTGGCGGCGGCTACAAAGAACAGAAGGGGCTGGGTATCACCAAGATCGAGAAGTACCTGCGCCTGTTCGGCTTCGGCGATACCACTGGCGACGGCTTGCTATTGGGCAAGAAAGGTGTCGTGCCGAATCCGGAATGGAAACGTGAGAATTTCAATGAAGAAGAGTGGACGATCGGTAATACCTATCACACCTCTATTGGCCAGTACGGCACTCTCGTCACCCCGCTACAGATGCTGGTGGGCGTAGCGACCATCGCCAATGATGGTGTGGTGCCCAACGTTACGTTGCTTAAGGATGGCACGGCCGGCAACAACACCTTCAAGCATCTCGATGTCCCTAAAGATGTCTTTCGCATTGTGAAAGAAGGGATGCGCATGACGGTGACTGTGGGCACGGCAACCTCGCTGAACTTCCCAGACGTGCAGGTGGCAGGGAAGACTGGTAGTGCGGAAATCGGTACTCAGAAAAAGTTCACCAATTCTTGGTTTACAGGCTTTTTTCCATACAAAGAGCCTCGTTATGCCGTGGTCTTTGTGATGGAGCGTGGTCCGCGCACCAACACGGTCGGCGCCACTTCGGCGGCCTACCACTTTCTCCAATGGCTAGGCGCAACAAGGCCGGAAATGACCTCTTTGACTTCGGAATGA
- the mraZ gene encoding division/cell wall cluster transcriptional repressor MraZ encodes MFIGQYTHTIDDKNRLSLPVKFRKEMGKRVIITPGLDGCLFVFTPTQWETISEKLGGSSMLQADTRSFNRYMLGGAVEADVDSIGRVLVPDFLKEKAQLKKEVVLIGVQNRVEIWNDTLWMEYKAKVEKEANSLAEKLGQIGVL; translated from the coding sequence ATGTTTATCGGCCAATACACGCACACCATAGACGACAAGAACAGACTCTCTTTGCCTGTAAAGTTTCGTAAGGAAATGGGGAAGCGGGTGATCATCACTCCTGGCCTCGATGGTTGTCTCTTCGTGTTTACGCCGACGCAGTGGGAGACGATCTCGGAGAAGCTCGGCGGTTCATCGATGTTGCAAGCTGACACACGAAGCTTCAATCGATACATGCTCGGTGGGGCAGTGGAGGCGGATGTAGACTCGATCGGTCGCGTGTTGGTGCCAGATTTTTTGAAAGAAAAAGCGCAATTGAAAAAAGAAGTCGTTTTGATCGGTGTGCAGAACCGTGTGGAAATCTGGAATGACACGCTCTGGATGGAGTACAAAGCCAAGGTCGAAAAGGAAGCAAACAGCCTCGCCGAAAAGCTCGGGCAGATCGGCGTGCTATAA
- the lysS gene encoding lysine--tRNA ligase, whose product MASQEEIRAVRLQKLALLREKGLNPYPISTKRDATLAEAVSQFDELAKKPAVSVAGRVMSLRPQGALVFITLNDGTGKFQGLIKKAAEVAEAGTVSAEVFDLFGQTVDIGDFIELAGGLFVTKRGEKTVAVASWRMLSKSLRPLPEKWHGLQDIDERFRHRYLDTLMDESVRARFVARAKIVSEIRRSLDAAGYLEVETPALQPLAGGTNATPFVTHHKALDTDLFLRIAPELYLKKLLVGGFPKVYEIGRNFRNEGIDTTHNPEFTMLEYYEAYSDASQQMVFAESLLRNVVEKACGSLSVVFDEETIDFAKPFARMSYADLLGKYAGIAHPETLTLEQARAKAAECKVKVDPKDPLEKIIDNIYKKACRPKIVQPTFIVDYPVAFLPLAKRSEENPALVNAFQLVAGGMELVKAFSELNDPIDQKSRFMDQEKNAKAGDDEAQPNDEEYLEAMEYGMPPAGGVGVGIDRLTMLLTGMKNIKEVILFPTLKPKGE is encoded by the coding sequence ATGGCATCTCAAGAAGAAATCCGCGCTGTTCGTCTGCAGAAACTCGCACTCTTGCGTGAGAAAGGACTGAATCCGTACCCGATTTCAACCAAGCGTGATGCGACGCTTGCTGAAGCGGTTTCTCAATTTGATGAATTGGCAAAGAAGCCGGCGGTTTCTGTCGCTGGTCGCGTAATGTCTCTGCGTCCGCAGGGCGCGTTGGTGTTTATCACACTCAATGATGGCACGGGAAAGTTTCAGGGGCTGATCAAAAAGGCTGCCGAGGTTGCTGAAGCGGGTACTGTGAGTGCTGAGGTGTTTGATTTGTTTGGTCAGACTGTCGACATTGGCGACTTCATCGAGCTAGCCGGCGGTTTGTTTGTGACCAAGCGCGGAGAAAAAACTGTGGCCGTGGCTAGCTGGCGTATGCTCTCGAAGAGTTTAAGACCTTTGCCAGAAAAGTGGCATGGTTTGCAGGACATTGATGAGCGTTTTCGTCATCGCTATCTCGACACCTTGATGGACGAATCGGTCCGTGCCCGTTTTGTTGCTCGTGCCAAGATTGTTTCTGAGATCCGACGCTCGCTCGATGCCGCCGGCTATTTGGAAGTGGAGACTCCTGCGTTGCAGCCCCTCGCCGGCGGCACCAACGCTACTCCCTTCGTCACGCATCACAAGGCTTTGGACACTGACCTCTTTTTGCGTATTGCACCAGAGTTGTATTTGAAGAAGTTGCTCGTTGGTGGCTTTCCGAAAGTGTACGAGATTGGCCGAAATTTTCGCAATGAAGGCATCGACACTACCCACAACCCAGAGTTCACCATGCTCGAATACTACGAGGCGTACAGCGATGCGTCCCAGCAGATGGTATTTGCTGAATCTTTGCTTCGAAATGTAGTGGAGAAGGCATGTGGTAGTTTGTCGGTGGTCTTTGATGAAGAAACTATCGATTTTGCGAAGCCATTCGCGCGCATGTCGTACGCCGATCTTCTTGGAAAATATGCAGGCATTGCACACCCAGAGACTCTCACTCTCGAGCAAGCTCGGGCCAAGGCTGCAGAATGCAAAGTGAAGGTAGATCCAAAGGACCCTCTCGAGAAAATCATCGACAATATTTATAAAAAAGCTTGCCGACCGAAGATCGTCCAGCCGACCTTTATCGTCGACTACCCAGTGGCCTTTCTGCCACTCGCGAAGCGTTCAGAGGAGAATCCGGCATTGGTGAATGCTTTTCAGCTCGTGGCGGGCGGTATGGAGCTTGTGAAGGCTTTTTCTGAGCTCAACGACCCGATCGACCAGAAGTCTCGTTTTATGGATCAGGAGAAGAACGCGAAGGCGGGGGATGATGAGGCGCAGCCGAATGACGAAGAATATCTCGAGGCTATGGAATACGGTATGCCTCCGGCCGGCGGTGTCGGTGTTGGTATTGATCGACTCACGATGCTTCTCACCGGGATGAAAAATATTAAGGAAGTTATTTTGTTTCCGACCTTGAAGCCAAAAGGGGAGTAA
- a CDS encoding site-2 protease family protein, with amino-acid sequence MTIIIFILILGALVFVHELGHFLMAKAFGIRVDEFALGFPPRLFKWKPKNSETTYSLNLLPLGGYVKIFGENPDEASLKGPEKKRSLVSKPKYAQVLVLIAGIASNIVFAWLLISGGFMIGLPVSVGDRYADAVRDQEVVVREVAPGSPAAAAGFLPEDVLVYLEVNPEVPGNVVGIDGHTPKEILRGSGVTPTSVRRMIAQHPDEPISVLVKRLGQTQTSTGNAFLEVTPHTSADQGRAAIGIVMDEVGVLKLPWHRALWEGLFFTKDIVVVTAQQIVHFLGQVFTGQADMDQVSGPVGIASQVGEARTLGFAYVLSFTAFISINLALLNLVPFPALDGGRILFVCIEAIIRRPIKPIIANWLNGLGFVLLILLMIVIAYNDIVKLVVG; translated from the coding sequence ATGACGATCATTATTTTCATTCTCATCCTCGGAGCGCTGGTGTTTGTGCACGAGTTGGGGCATTTTCTCATGGCCAAGGCCTTTGGAATTCGTGTGGATGAATTTGCTCTTGGCTTTCCGCCGCGCTTGTTTAAATGGAAGCCGAAAAACTCCGAGACCACGTATTCGCTCAACTTGCTGCCGCTTGGAGGCTACGTGAAAATCTTTGGCGAGAATCCCGATGAGGCCTCGCTGAAAGGTCCGGAGAAAAAACGCAGCTTGGTGAGCAAGCCAAAGTACGCGCAGGTGCTGGTGCTTATTGCAGGTATCGCTTCCAACATTGTATTTGCGTGGCTACTCATCTCTGGCGGGTTCATGATCGGCTTGCCGGTATCTGTGGGAGATCGGTATGCCGATGCAGTACGCGACCAGGAGGTGGTCGTTCGCGAGGTGGCACCTGGGTCGCCGGCCGCCGCGGCCGGCTTCTTACCCGAAGATGTCCTCGTGTACCTTGAGGTAAATCCGGAAGTCCCGGGCAATGTCGTCGGCATTGACGGTCACACACCAAAGGAGATTTTGCGCGGTAGCGGCGTGACACCGACGAGTGTGCGGCGTATGATCGCCCAACATCCGGACGAGCCGATTTCTGTACTCGTGAAGCGTCTTGGACAAACTCAGACTTCCACAGGGAACGCGTTTCTCGAAGTGACGCCTCATACCTCCGCTGATCAGGGGCGCGCCGCCATCGGCATCGTGATGGACGAAGTCGGAGTATTGAAATTGCCATGGCATCGTGCGCTGTGGGAGGGTTTGTTTTTCACCAAAGACATTGTTGTCGTGACTGCACAGCAGATCGTGCATTTCTTGGGACAGGTGTTCACCGGTCAAGCTGATATGGATCAGGTGAGTGGGCCGGTGGGGATTGCCAGCCAAGTCGGCGAGGCGCGCACTCTGGGATTTGCGTACGTACTGTCCTTCACTGCATTTATCTCGATTAATCTCGCCTTGCTCAATCTCGTGCCGTTTCCGGCGCTTGATGGTGGTCGTATTTTGTTTGTCTGCATCGAGGCGATCATCCGCCGGCCAATCAAGCCGATCATTGCCAATTGGCTCAACGGCCTCGGCTTCGTCCTTCTGATCCTGTTGATGATTGTCATCGCGTACAACGATATTGTGAAATTGGTAGTGGGATAA
- a CDS encoding DUF192 domain-containing protein → MDIRHKSFAWKATVCSIIALIMVISAGWAVLRQASTDYKDRATLYDVKVGDLIIPVEIADTPETLEKGLSGRFHLPKRQGLLFLFPTAEKYAFWMPDMNFPIDLLWIDADKRIVGIEESMKPEKNLQDPRYYTPPEAVGYVIELNAGFVKKHGITVGQEVIIPEISTGHRALF, encoded by the coding sequence ATGGACATCCGACACAAGTCCTTTGCTTGGAAGGCGACGGTTTGCTCGATTATCGCCCTCATTATGGTCATTTCCGCTGGTTGGGCTGTGTTGCGACAGGCTTCCACCGACTACAAGGACCGCGCCACCCTCTATGACGTCAAAGTCGGCGACCTCATTATCCCCGTAGAGATCGCCGATACTCCGGAAACCCTTGAAAAAGGCCTTTCCGGACGTTTTCACCTCCCAAAGAGGCAAGGGCTGCTCTTTTTGTTCCCCACTGCTGAAAAATACGCCTTCTGGATGCCGGACATGAATTTTCCGATTGACCTACTCTGGATCGACGCGGACAAGCGCATCGTGGGGATTGAAGAGTCGATGAAACCCGAAAAAAATCTGCAGGATCCCCGCTACTACACTCCGCCCGAGGCGGTGGGTTACGTGATCGAGCTGAATGCGGGCTTCGTAAAAAAACATGGTATCACGGTCGGACAAGAGGTGATTATCCCTGAAATTTCCACAGGTCACCGGGCTCTTTTCTGA
- the rsmH gene encoding 16S rRNA (cytosine(1402)-N(4))-methyltransferase RsmH — protein MTPTLHKSVLLKESLDSLELRAGGVFVDATLGGGGHSAEVIARFGKEVKIVAIDLDQAAIDLAMKRLEAGNIQYYCGSFRNIDLALAGQKADGELFDLGWNADQFEAAERGFSFQKDGPLKMMFSQTETPAPAVGVKASVVANALPRFTARDIVNSWEEQNIADVIYAYGEERYSRRIARAICEARAQKPIETTLELVNVIGRAVPFFYKKGKTHFATRTFQALRIAVNDELSALKEGLWKGFDSLAPGGRMAVISFHSLEDRIVKRYFKEKADQGEAELITKKPIVPSDEEMQENRRSRSAKLRVLKKK, from the coding sequence ATGACACCCACCCTACACAAATCTGTACTTCTGAAAGAATCGCTCGATTCTTTGGAGTTGCGCGCGGGTGGAGTGTTTGTGGATGCAACATTGGGTGGTGGCGGACACAGCGCGGAGGTGATAGCGCGATTTGGCAAGGAGGTGAAGATTGTGGCGATCGACCTAGATCAGGCGGCGATTGATTTGGCAATGAAACGATTGGAGGCGGGTAATATTCAATACTATTGCGGCAGCTTTCGAAATATCGATCTGGCCTTGGCGGGGCAGAAGGCAGATGGCGAATTGTTTGATCTTGGATGGAATGCCGACCAATTTGAGGCGGCTGAGCGCGGGTTTAGTTTTCAAAAAGATGGACCGCTGAAGATGATGTTCTCGCAAACTGAGACTCCGGCTCCGGCAGTCGGTGTGAAGGCAAGTGTTGTGGCAAATGCGCTTCCGCGCTTCACTGCGCGAGACATTGTGAACAGTTGGGAGGAACAGAACATTGCTGATGTGATTTACGCGTATGGTGAGGAGCGATATTCGCGACGGATTGCGCGCGCCATCTGCGAGGCGCGCGCCCAGAAGCCGATAGAAACCACACTCGAGCTCGTGAATGTCATCGGCCGTGCGGTACCATTCTTTTATAAAAAAGGGAAGACCCATTTTGCTACTCGTACCTTCCAGGCCTTGCGGATCGCCGTAAATGACGAGCTTTCTGCGCTCAAAGAAGGCCTCTGGAAAGGCTTCGACTCATTGGCCCCCGGCGGACGAATGGCCGTGATCTCTTTTCATAGTCTCGAAGATCGAATCGTGAAGCGGTATTTCAAAGAGAAGGCGGACCAAGGGGAGGCGGAGCTAATCACCAAGAAACCCATTGTTCCGAGCGACGAGGAAATGCAGGAAAACCGGCGGTCGCGGAGTGCAAAACTCAGAGTCCTTAAGAAAAAATAA